DNA from Tursiops truncatus isolate mTurTru1 chromosome 8, mTurTru1.mat.Y, whole genome shotgun sequence:
AACCGCAATTTGAGAAACAGATTACATCCTATCTTCTAACCTCTTTGCCaataaatttgttatttgttattaAATCTGATATGTTACCTATACATTTAATTTCTCACCCTCAAATTACATTAAAGTGAAATGATTTTCAGATTCAAACTATCATTatcacttaatttttaataatggctgtatttaacACTAAGCtcataaaattcttgaaaatctAACCACCAGCTTTCACAAGCCTATATGATCCACTTGGAGCAAACCACTTCTTTTAGGTCACACCAGAGCCTAAATCCTGGTGAAGCAGAATTTTTGGATGGATACTGACCTCATGCTCTGTCCATTGAGAGCTGGGGCAGCCACATCCTCAGGGGAAGTTGCAGAAACCAGGAAACCTGGCTGCTTATCCTGGGGAGGGGGTAGTCAGGGGCTCAAAGCCTGTATTGGGCTTGCTTCCCCTCCCTAGGTTGGCTTTTGATAGTCATTTTGATCCTGCTACACTCAATGAGGAGGAATTCCGCCTCCTACTGGCTGCAATGGTGAATGACTATGAGCAGATGAGGGCCCGTGAGCTGGAGAAGGAGCAGAAGACACGGGGCTCCAGGTGAGACTCCCTGCCGCACCCAGCACAGGGCATCCGCTCCCTCCTTCATGCTCAGGAAAGCATATCCCAGAGGCACCTTTGGGTTTTCTGACACCCCTGGAAATGTGTATGGGGAGTGATTGTGGCATTTTCCCTAATGGCCTATGATTTTCTGCTGTGATGACCGTTTCTAGCAGAAGTACTTAAGGTTTATTGGTGCCTCTGAGAGCAGTAATTTTCCATGATGATCCTGTGGGGCAGCACCTGCACTCAAACTCTCACtaacaggttttttctttttctccatcctgcAAATCAGCATCACTGCCCGGAAGAGAGCCTGCAACACTGCAACCTGCACGACCCATCGGCTGGCAGGCTTGCTGAGCAGATCTGGGAGCATGGTGAAGAGCAACATGTTGCCCACCAAGATGGGCTTCAAAGTCTTTGGTGGGCGTCGCAGAAACTTTTGGATCTGAGCAGCGAAATGATTCTAGGAAGAAGGTGACTGCCCTTTGTACTGTCAGGTGGGAGGATAAATGACTGGGTATTGCAGGGGTGCAGTCCACACTCTAATCCTCTGTGGGTTCATATGGGTGAAAAATCCACAGGGGAAGGCACCCACACCAGTGTCTGAAGAAGGAACAGACAGTCCCAACAGCTGAAACCCCTAAAACTTGGAttcatttctctctgtttttccagTTTCTCCCTGTGCCACTGAGATCCTTCAGGAAATATAGatcctatttatttaaaacacagttCCCTGGGTTATAATTGTGATTATCCTAGCATTTGAGTTTGAAAGGTAATTACCCTATCCTTTTGGAGGATACTCTACAGTGTCATATACATCTGAATTCAGAGTatagacttgggttcaaatcctgtgtCTGTCCTCTACTAATTATATGACATGGGCTagaccctctctgagcctcagcttccacatcTAACTTGAAGGCAACAATAGTCTCatcaatataaaaagtaattGGGATAATACATGACAAGAGCCTCTTAACTAGTAAGTAATAgctgttacttcttttttctcctagGTCGCTATGAAGCTGAACTCTACTTCTTTTAGTTTGCAATGAAAGCAACTTACAAAAAAAATAGCCTAGAAGACACCCATGTATGCATGCTTCTTGACATTAAAACCActtcttttgtttgaaataaaCTAAATGCAGAAT
Protein-coding regions in this window:
- the LOC101323342 gene encoding calcitonin receptor-stimulating peptide 1-like isoform X2 encodes the protein MVFWKFPPFLVLSILVLYQAGVLHSSPFRLAFDSHFDPATLNEEEFRLLLAAMVNDYEQMRARELEKEQKTRGSSITARKRACNTATCTTHRLAGLLSRSGSMVKSNMLPTKMGFKVFGGRRRNFWI
- the LOC101323342 gene encoding calcitonin receptor-stimulating peptide 1-like isoform X1, whose translation is MHPRRLPQRVVMVFWKFPPFLVLSILVLYQAGVLHSSPFRLAFDSHFDPATLNEEEFRLLLAAMVNDYEQMRARELEKEQKTRGSSITARKRACNTATCTTHRLAGLLSRSGSMVKSNMLPTKMGFKVFGGRRRNFWI